Proteins from one Panicum virgatum strain AP13 chromosome 7K, P.virgatum_v5, whole genome shotgun sequence genomic window:
- the LOC120639967 gene encoding putative cyclin-dependent kinase F-2, which translates to MAAVSAEEEEPPEAAKKKELIVPASCVTWPSAVAERYEPLEKLGEGMFGDVYKAWDRVGRRLVAVKRLSGRTDERFVETSLRYFAREAMSLGACRGHPSVVKLVATHADSARSNGDCFLVTKYAGPLNLRQYTRLRSAEGRPFQEAEVRDAMRQLLSGARRVHGAGVLHRDMVPENVIVDGRRDGKKVVYRICGFGMSEPAARPSRDGSAPLASPSPYRAPEIFLGSQDYDDRVDTWGLGCIMAELIAGSGEPFFGADLDAKVFEKMQRAVGTQGIVEWPGLQKLANRDLVAELRETGCATYTGCLREVFPEEVLSEAGFEVLSGLLDANPERRLTAKAALRKPWFRRFSFGGCCFVP; encoded by the coding sequence ATGGCGGCCGTCtcagccgaggaggaggagccgcccGAGGCGGCGAAGAAGAAAGAGCTGATCGTGCCGGCGTCCTGCGTCACCTGGCCGTCCGCCGTGGCGGAGCGGTACGAGCCCCTCGAGAAGCTGGGCGAGGGCATGTTCGGCGACGTCTACAAAGCCTGGGACCGCGTCGGCAGGCGCCTCGTCGCCGTGAAGCGCCTCAGCGGCAGGACCGACGAGCGCTTCGTGGAGACGAGCCTGCGCTACTTCGCCCGGGAGGCCATGTCCCTCGGCGCCTGCCGCGGCCACCCCTCCGTCGTCAAGCTCGTGGCCACGCACGCCGACAGCGCCCGCAGCAACGGCGACTGCTTCCTCGTCACCAAGTACGCCGGCCCGCTGAACCTGCGCCAGTACACGAGGCTCCGCTCCGCCGAGGGGCGGCCGTTCCAGGAGGCCGAGGTGCGCGACGCCATGCGCCAGCTCCTCTCCGGCGCCAGGCGCGTGcacggcgccggcgtcctgcaCAGGGACATGGTGCCGGAGAACGTGATCGTCGACGGGAGGCGGGACGGCAAGAAGGTGGTCTACAGGATCTGCGGCTTCGGCATGTccgagccggcggcgcggccgagcaGGGACGGCTCCGCGCCGCTGGCGTCGCCGAGCCCGTACCGCGCGCCGGAGATCTTCCTCGGCTCCCAGGACTACGATGACCGGGTCGACACGTGGGGGCTCGGGTGCATCATGGCCGAGCTCATCGCGGGCAGCGGCGAGCCTTTCTTCGGCGCCGACCTGGACGCCAAGGTCTTCGAGAAGATGCAGCGCGCGGTCGGGACACAGGGCATCGTCGAGTGGCCGGGGCTGCAGAAGCTGGCGAATCGTGATCTGGTGGCCGAGCTGCGGGAGACGGGCTGCGCCACGTACACCGGCTGCCTGCGGGAGGTGTTCCCGGAAGAGGTGCTCTCGGAGGCTGGCTTCGAGGTTCTGAGCGGCCTGCTCGACGCCAACCCGGAGCGCAGGCTCACCGCCAAGGCCGCGCTCCGGAAGCCATGGTTCCGGCGCTTCAGCTTCGGCGGATGCTGCTTCGTGCCGTAA